A genomic stretch from Helianthus annuus cultivar XRQ/B chromosome 1, HanXRQr2.0-SUNRISE, whole genome shotgun sequence includes:
- the LOC110941220 gene encoding replication protein A 70 kDa DNA-binding subunit E-like, which produces MEVAKVSMLNDLNTFSNNYSIRVKIVSISKKMMNNNKNEIYRLDMIFMDEMGTMIQASCLHKMLGKFKEFLQLDECLLITKPSLATNKSSAKYTKRNDKISLYFYTSVEKCFDWSGPKYRFNFVNLKDVVKYKFEVNTVIDWIGYVDVCFNLEDTSKKDGSRGKRLNLRLEDIEGQKCPVTLWDGFTIDMFAYMNDKKRENMLLSFVILVWSTFTKRGVVNGFELSILFIDTDIEEISSFRKRYVEKISALSSSNDHVGSIVISSVEDEFLNNPDFMLLGFLGTISTTKKVLVVGTITSICTDKLWYYNGCNHCKSGVEERFVTKENPDGLSDVYHEKSLVCTNDKCEGVDIYSIPWFKIPIRVQDSSGTVSLTLFDFEAYKILQKNAPELVSIQDQVVNSGEIPNPYPEIFDTLVGKRYAFIISVKDYNIEHQVENYGISMATNDDEILSALCAKFNLNQV; this is translated from the exons ATGGAGGTTGCAAAGGTTAGCATGCTTAACGATCTTAATACATTCTCAAACAACTATTCGATTAGAGTGAAGATTGTTAGTATttcgaagaagatgatgaataataacaaaaatgaaatataTCGTCTTGATATGATCTTCATGGATGAGATG GGAACTATGATTCAAGCCAGCTGTTTGCATAAGATGCTAGGAAAATTCAAGGAATTTCTTCAGTTGGATGAATGTCTTCTTATCACCAAACCTTCTCTTGCTACTAATAAGTCCTCTGCTAAGTATACCAAAAGAAATGACAAAATATCACTGTATTTCTATACTTCTGTTGAGAAATGCTTTGACTGGTCTGGACCGAAATACCGTTTTAATTTCGTTAACCTCAAGGATGTTGTTAAATATAAATTTGAAGTTAATACAGTTATTG ATTGGATTGGTTATGTGGATGTATGTTTCAATCTAGAGGATACGTCAAAGAAGGATGGAAGCAGGGGCAAGAGACTTAATCTTAGACTTGAAGACATTGA AGGCCAAAAGTGTCCGGTTACTTTGTGGGATGGTTTTACTATTGACATGTTTGCTTACATGAATGATAAGAAACGAGAGAATAtgttgttatcctttgtcatTTTGGTATGGTCAACCTTTACAAAG CGTGGTGTTGTAAACGGCTTTGAGCTAAGCATACTTTTTATTGACACTGACATTGAAGAGATATCCTCTTTTAGGAAGAG GTATGTAGAGAAAATTTCTGCTTTATCTTCATCAAATGATCATGTTGGTTCAATCGTTATCTCAAGTGTTGAAGATGAGTTTCTTAATAACCCTGATTTCATGCTTCTTGGTTTCCTTGGAACCATATCAACG ACAAAGAAGGTTTTGGTTGTTGGCACAATCACATCTATATGCACTGATAAACTTTGGTATTACAATGGTTGTAACCACTGTAAGTCAGGTGTGGAGGAAAGATTTGTAACGAAAGAAAATCCGGATGGTTTATCTGATGTTTATCATGAAAAATCGTTGGTGTGTACAAATGATAAATGTGAAGGAGTCGACATCTATTCTATTCCCTG GTTCAAGATACCTATTAGGGTGCAAGACTCTTCCGGTACTGTGTCTTTGACACTGTTTGATTTTGAAGCTTACAAGATTCTTCAGAAAAATGCCCCAGAGTTAGTTTCAATTCAAGATCAG GTTGTTAATTCTGGAGAGATACCGAACCCATATCCTGAGATCTTTGACACATTGGTTGGAAAGAGGTATGCTTTCATCATAAGTGTTAAAGACTATAACATTGAGCATCAGGTTGAAAACTATGGTATTTCGATGGCCACTAACGATGATGAGATCCTTTCCGCGCTCTGCGCCAAATTCAATCTTAACCAGGTCTAA